One Silene latifolia isolate original U9 population chromosome 4, ASM4854445v1, whole genome shotgun sequence DNA segment encodes these proteins:
- the LOC141652582 gene encoding uncharacterized protein LOC141652582 has protein sequence MAIGSLNRLSTHLTRTRTHFTPTLTHLLTRTSTTTATATATEPTTRPTTAKVSDRIINLSAIDYDGNKREIIGLTGHTLLKALTNHGLIDPASHRLEDIDACSAECEVHIAQEWLQKLPPASYDEQYVLTRNQRNRVLNKHARLGCQVVLTDDLKGMVVALPEPKAWDTP, from the coding sequence ATGGCAATCGGATCACTAAACCGTCTCTCAACCCACCTGACCCGCACCCGAACCCACTTTACCCCAACCCTCACCCACCTCCTCACCCGCACCAGCACaaccaccgccaccgccaccgccaccgaACCAACCACCAGACCGACCACCGCAAAAGTCTCCGACCGAATCATCAACCTCTCCGCAATCGATTACGACGGAAACAAACGAGAAATCATCGGACTCACAGGTCACACCCTCCTCAAGGCGCTAACCAACCACGGTCTTATCGATCCGGCTTCGCATCGTCTCGAAGATATCGACGCGTGTTCTGCTGAATGCGAGGTTCATATTGCTCAGGAATGGCTCCAGAAACTTCCTCCTGCTTCGTATGATGAGCAGTATGTTCTTACTCGTAATCAGCGAAATCGCGTTTTGAATAAGCATGCTAGGCTTGGATGTCAGGTTGTTCTTACTGATGACCTGAAAGGTATGGTTGTTGCTCTTCCCGAGCCTAAGGCTTGGGATACTCCGTAA